The proteins below come from a single Asanoa ferruginea genomic window:
- a CDS encoding ABC transporter permease has protein sequence MRLLTAARLGPADLARLGVAGLRSRPLRAVLAALGIAIGIAAMTAVVGVSASSRAELHRTLDRLGTNLLTVGPGTKLFADEPAELPVEAPAMVGRIGPVTSVSATGRVDARVYRTDRIPAPQNGSIAVVASYLDLPATVGATVADGVWLNAATARYPAVVLGATAAARLGAVTGQPVWLGDLWFTVVGVLAPVPLAPELDSSALVGWDTAAGYLGFDGHPTTIYTRAAESSVEAVAAVLANTANPESPTEVQVSRPSDALVAGRAADDAFTGLLLGLGAVALLVGGVGVANTMVISVLERRGEIGLRRALGATRGQIRAQFLAESLLLCALGGVGGVLLGIGVTTAYAMAQGWPAVVPAWASLGAVGATLVIGAVAGLYPAVRAARLAPTSALAH, from the coding sequence ATGCGACTCCTGACCGCCGCCCGTCTCGGTCCGGCCGACCTGGCCCGGCTCGGCGTCGCGGGGTTGCGCTCGCGCCCGCTGCGGGCGGTGCTCGCCGCGCTCGGGATCGCGATCGGCATCGCCGCGATGACCGCGGTCGTCGGCGTTTCCGCGTCGAGCCGGGCGGAGCTGCACCGCACCCTCGACCGGCTGGGCACCAACCTGCTGACCGTCGGCCCGGGCACCAAACTCTTCGCCGACGAGCCGGCCGAGCTGCCGGTCGAAGCGCCCGCGATGGTCGGCCGGATCGGCCCGGTGACCTCGGTCAGCGCGACCGGCCGGGTGGACGCGCGGGTCTACCGCACCGACCGGATCCCGGCCCCGCAGAACGGAAGCATCGCCGTCGTCGCCAGCTACCTCGACCTGCCGGCGACGGTCGGCGCCACGGTGGCCGACGGGGTCTGGCTCAACGCGGCCACCGCCCGGTATCCGGCGGTCGTGCTCGGCGCGACCGCGGCGGCCCGGCTCGGCGCGGTCACCGGGCAGCCCGTCTGGCTCGGCGACCTCTGGTTCACCGTGGTCGGGGTGCTGGCACCGGTGCCGCTGGCGCCGGAGCTCGACTCGTCGGCGCTGGTCGGCTGGGACACGGCTGCCGGCTATCTGGGCTTCGACGGTCATCCGACCACCATCTACACCCGCGCAGCCGAGTCGTCGGTCGAGGCGGTGGCGGCCGTGCTCGCCAACACCGCCAACCCCGAGTCGCCGACGGAGGTGCAGGTGTCCAGGCCGTCTGACGCGCTGGTCGCGGGCCGGGCCGCCGACGACGCGTTCACCGGGCTGCTGCTCGGTCTCGGTGCGGTGGCGTTGCTGGTCGGCGGCGTCGGTGTGGCCAACACGATGGTGATCTCGGTGCTCGAACGGCGCGGCGAGATCGGGCTGCGCCGCGCGCTGGGCGCGACCCGGGGGCAGATCCGGGCGCAGTTCCTCGCTGAGTCGCTGCTGCTGTGCGCGCTGGGCGGGGTCGGCGGTGTGCTGCTCGGCATCGGGGTGACCACGGCGTACGCGATGGCCCAGGGTTGGCCCGCGGTCGTGCCGGCGTGGGCGTCGCTCGGTGCCGTCGGCGCGACGCTGGTGATCGGCGCGGTGGCCGGGCTCTATCCGGCGGTCCGGGCGGCACGGCTGGCACCGACCTCGGCGTTGGCGCACTAG
- a CDS encoding PadR family transcriptional regulator: protein MDQDRRAQWLRGVLDLCVLGLLARGDSYGYELAQSLQTAGLGAIQGGTLYPVLLRLQRSGLVTVYWREGGGGPARKYYRISAAGLVVVADAAGQWAAFAGGVGAILQERTAR, encoded by the coding sequence GTGGATCAAGATCGCCGGGCGCAGTGGTTGCGGGGCGTGCTCGACCTGTGCGTGCTCGGGCTGCTCGCGCGCGGCGACTCCTACGGCTACGAGTTGGCCCAGTCGCTCCAGACGGCGGGGCTCGGCGCGATCCAGGGCGGCACGCTCTACCCCGTGCTGTTGCGGTTGCAGCGCTCCGGCCTGGTGACCGTCTACTGGCGCGAGGGCGGCGGCGGTCCGGCCCGCAAGTACTACCGGATCAGCGCCGCGGGCCTCGTGGTCGTCGCCGACGCCGCCGGGCAGTGGGCGGCATTCGCGGGCGGGGTCGGCGCGATACTCCAGGAAAGGACGGCGCGGTGA
- a CDS encoding ATP-binding cassette domain-containing protein, producing the protein MRHEIWLAALSEELRRHGVGPDLAGHVVAEAAGHLRDSGEAPLRAFGPPDAYAAAVADSIGGPAPRASSGPVRLRAIDIVKRYGKRTVLSGASLTVHAGQVAAVVGANGSGKSTFLRICAGLVGADGGRVEVHGTLGYCPQAGGTADFLRADEHFALIGAGRGVSRGAAVRSGARQAAALDWTPDGAQARQLSGGTRQKLNLVLAGLGNPDVLLLDEPYQGFDRGTYLDFWHEVWRWRDAGRAVVVVTHLLNQLDRVDVVLDLSGVSV; encoded by the coding sequence GTGAGACACGAGATCTGGCTGGCCGCACTCAGCGAAGAACTCCGGCGGCACGGCGTCGGGCCGGACCTGGCGGGTCACGTGGTGGCCGAGGCCGCCGGGCACCTGCGCGACAGCGGCGAAGCACCGCTGCGCGCGTTCGGGCCGCCGGACGCCTACGCGGCGGCGGTCGCCGACAGCATCGGTGGTCCGGCTCCCCGGGCCTCATCAGGTCCGGTTCGGCTGCGGGCCATCGACATCGTCAAGAGGTACGGGAAGCGCACGGTGCTCTCCGGCGCCTCGCTGACCGTCCACGCAGGACAGGTCGCCGCCGTGGTCGGTGCCAACGGCTCCGGCAAGTCGACGTTCCTGCGGATCTGCGCGGGGCTGGTCGGGGCCGACGGCGGCCGGGTCGAGGTGCACGGCACGCTCGGCTACTGCCCGCAGGCCGGCGGCACCGCCGACTTTCTCCGTGCCGACGAGCACTTCGCCCTCATCGGCGCCGGGCGGGGCGTGTCGCGCGGCGCGGCGGTGCGGTCCGGGGCCCGCCAGGCGGCGGCGCTCGACTGGACGCCCGACGGCGCGCAGGCCCGGCAGCTTTCCGGCGGCACCCGGCAGAAGCTCAACCTGGTGCTCGCCGGGCTCGGCAACCCCGACGTGCTGCTGCTCGACGAGCCCTACCAGGGTTTCGACCGGGGCACCTACCTCGACTTCTGGCATGAGGTGTGGCGGTGGCGTGACGCCGGCCGGGCCGTCGTGGTGGTCACCCACCTGCTCAACCAACTCGACCGCGTCGACGTGGTGCTCGACCTGTCGGGGGTGTCGGTGTGA
- a CDS encoding ABC transporter permease, giving the protein MTIAEMTLRETGRRRGVLVLLLLLPLAFYLARRGDHLGQSIRFVCLGLSWALSTAALFVGSAARSLEPRLRLSGYRTHQLFLGRLLALWTLGVALSLPYFALILFDQKNIRYGAIAVIMLLGVLVAPLLGLAVSALLPRDLEGMLVLLTVVGLQMILDPAGNAARVLPFWFSREIGTYAIDHTSVGYLDRGVLHGVLTAGVLLLVVAVAFGIRLRRRPHVRFVEV; this is encoded by the coding sequence ATGACCATCGCCGAGATGACCCTGCGGGAGACGGGGCGCCGCCGCGGCGTACTCGTGCTGCTGCTGCTTTTGCCGCTGGCCTTTTATCTTGCCCGGCGTGGCGACCACCTGGGCCAGTCGATCCGGTTCGTGTGCCTGGGGTTGAGTTGGGCGCTGAGCACCGCTGCGCTGTTCGTCGGCTCGGCGGCGCGGTCGCTCGAACCGCGGCTGCGCCTGTCCGGCTATCGCACGCACCAGCTTTTCCTCGGGCGATTGCTGGCGTTGTGGACGCTCGGTGTCGCCTTGTCGCTGCCGTATTTCGCGTTGATTCTCTTTGACCAGAAGAATATTCGGTACGGCGCGATCGCGGTGATCATGCTCCTTGGTGTGCTGGTCGCGCCGCTGCTCGGGCTGGCGGTCAGCGCGCTGCTGCCGCGCGATCTCGAGGGCATGCTGGTGCTGCTCACCGTCGTCGGGTTGCAGATGATCCTCGATCCGGCCGGCAATGCCGCGCGGGTGTTGCCGTTCTGGTTCAGTCGCGAGATCGGCACCTACGCGATCGACCACACGTCGGTCGGTTATCTCGATCGGGGCGTGCTGCATGGCGTGCTGACCGCGGGGGTGTTGCTGCTGGTGGTGGCCGTGGCGTTCGGCATCCGGCTGCGCCGGCGCCCGCATGTGCGCTTCGTCGAGGTGTGA
- a CDS encoding alpha/beta fold hydrolase: MDIVLIPGFWLDASSWDEVVPALSAAGHRSHPLTLPGMNRGDVDRSAITARDHVDAVVAVVDGLDPGVVLVGHSGGGAIAHAVVDARPDRIARVVYVDSVPISDGDNINPNLPARDGEVPLPDWSDFDDESLVDLDDSLRAAFRARAIPTPERVTSDKFALSDPRRYDVPVTVIACEMPSGMLRQFIDGGHGYTAELALVRDVSYIDLPTSHWPQLTRPKQLGEAIVRAVQPA; this comes from the coding sequence ATGGACATCGTGCTGATTCCGGGTTTCTGGCTCGACGCGTCGTCGTGGGACGAGGTCGTTCCCGCGCTGTCGGCGGCTGGCCATCGCAGCCATCCGCTGACCCTGCCGGGGATGAATCGCGGTGACGTGGACCGGTCCGCGATCACCGCGCGTGACCACGTCGACGCGGTGGTCGCGGTGGTCGACGGGCTCGACCCCGGGGTCGTGCTGGTGGGCCACTCCGGTGGTGGCGCGATCGCGCACGCCGTGGTCGACGCCCGGCCCGACCGGATCGCCCGGGTGGTCTACGTCGACTCCGTCCCGATCAGCGACGGCGACAACATCAACCCCAACCTGCCGGCGCGCGACGGCGAGGTGCCGCTGCCCGACTGGTCCGACTTCGACGACGAAAGCCTGGTCGACCTCGACGACTCGTTGCGCGCCGCCTTCCGGGCCAGGGCGATCCCGACGCCGGAGCGTGTGACGTCGGACAAGTTCGCGCTCTCCGATCCGCGCCGTTATGACGTGCCGGTCACCGTCATCGCGTGCGAGATGCCGAGCGGCATGCTGCGCCAGTTCATCGACGGAGGGCATGGCTACACCGCCGAGTTGGCGCTGGTTCGTGACGTCAGTTACATCGACCTGCCGACCTCACACTGGCCCCAGCTCACCCGCCCCAAGCAGCTCGGGGAGGCGATCGTGCGCGCCGTCCAACCGGCCTGA
- a CDS encoding mechanosensitive ion channel family protein, with protein MAPIDDLTNWLRSDGLEIVLFVTGSVLLARLTHWVSGRIYRRIDARPSGAEQIADEGAKHRHVVTQGLTWVVIVTIYSIAAVLIVQRFGVPVTGLVAPAAVLGVALGFGAQRIVQDILAGTFIIFERQYGFGDVIRFGTLGSEGGVTGTVEEVTLRITRLRTLQGEVVIVPNGQIAQVINMSRDWARAVVDVPVPISVDLTRAREILQEVTTAAVEDPALGELLLDAPTVLGVQSMEVDSVHLRLVARTLPGKQFDVGRELRSRVAIAFQHEGILVAAQVDTAEPMAAS; from the coding sequence ATGGCTCCAATCGACGATCTGACCAACTGGCTACGCAGTGACGGGTTGGAGATCGTGCTTTTCGTCACTGGCTCGGTCCTCCTGGCCCGGCTCACGCACTGGGTGAGCGGCCGCATCTACCGGCGCATCGACGCCCGGCCGTCGGGCGCCGAGCAGATCGCCGACGAGGGCGCCAAACACCGCCACGTCGTGACGCAGGGCCTGACCTGGGTCGTGATCGTGACGATCTACTCGATCGCGGCGGTCCTGATCGTGCAGCGCTTCGGCGTGCCGGTGACCGGCCTGGTCGCGCCGGCGGCCGTGCTCGGTGTGGCGCTCGGCTTCGGCGCACAGCGCATCGTGCAAGACATCCTGGCCGGCACGTTCATCATCTTCGAACGGCAATACGGCTTCGGCGACGTGATCCGGTTCGGCACGCTCGGCTCGGAGGGCGGCGTGACCGGCACCGTCGAAGAGGTCACGCTGCGGATCACCCGCCTGCGCACCCTCCAGGGCGAGGTCGTGATCGTGCCCAACGGCCAGATCGCCCAGGTCATCAACATGTCGCGCGACTGGGCCCGCGCCGTGGTCGACGTGCCGGTGCCGATCAGCGTCGACCTGACCCGGGCCCGCGAGATCCTCCAGGAGGTCACGACCGCGGCGGTGGAAGACCCGGCCCTGGGCGAACTCCTGCTCGACGCGCCAACCGTGCTCGGCGTGCAGAGCATGGAAGTCGACTCGGTCCACCTGCGGCTCGTCGCGCGCACGCTCCCTGGCAAGCAGTTCGACGTGGGCCGCGAGCTGCGCTCCCGGGTAGCGATCGCCTTCCAGCACGAGGGCATCCTGGTCGCCGCACAGGTCGACACAGCCGAGCCGATGGCCGCCTCATGA
- a CDS encoding ArsR/SmtB family transcription factor, with protein MTTDVDLTAVARLIAEPARAAMLDALLSGQALAAGELARAGGVRASTASGHLSQLLDGGLITVTHSGRHRYFRLASADVAHALEALGAISPPRPIRSLRQSRTDEAMTFARTCYDHLAGVVAVALVDAFVDRSVLAAGGDGFTLTSAGAEALTDAGVDIAGAQASRRAFARSCLDFTERRPHLAGALGAAVCDHALAEGWFVRRAPGHRALRMTDEGRRQLEKRWDITLS; from the coding sequence ATGACCACCGATGTCGACCTGACGGCGGTCGCCCGGCTGATCGCCGAACCGGCCCGGGCGGCGATGCTCGACGCTCTGCTCTCCGGCCAGGCCCTGGCCGCCGGCGAACTGGCCCGCGCCGGCGGTGTGCGGGCCTCGACCGCGAGCGGCCACCTCAGCCAACTCCTCGACGGCGGCCTGATCACGGTCACCCACAGCGGCCGCCACCGCTACTTCCGGCTCGCGTCCGCGGATGTGGCCCACGCGCTCGAAGCGTTGGGTGCGATCAGCCCGCCGCGGCCGATCCGCTCGCTGCGGCAGTCGCGCACCGATGAGGCGATGACGTTCGCCCGCACCTGCTACGACCATCTGGCCGGCGTCGTGGCGGTCGCCCTGGTGGACGCCTTCGTCGACCGGTCGGTGCTGGCCGCGGGCGGTGACGGCTTCACGCTCACCTCGGCCGGCGCCGAGGCCCTGACCGACGCCGGCGTCGACATCGCCGGGGCGCAGGCCAGCCGCCGGGCGTTCGCCCGGTCGTGCCTCGACTTCACCGAGCGCCGGCCACACCTGGCGGGCGCGTTGGGTGCTGCGGTCTGCGACCACGCGCTGGCGGAGGGCTGGTTCGTCCGGCGGGCGCCGGGCCACCGCGCGCTGCGGATGACCGACGAGGGCCGCCGTCAGCTGGAGAAGCGCTGGGACATCACGCTCTCGTAG
- a CDS encoding glycosyltransferase: MTAADQVVVIWRSLLLPGSETFIRNQADALTRWRPAFLGALKFDSVIARDTDVTAYPNSAGGRRAFLRLRALGRSSRVHHLLAGMRPGLVHAHFGGDGWLISRSAVRLGVPLVITLHGQDVTRQANARGARGFRYRRNLRSAFSRAALVLAVSEHIRQRAIELGADPAKVRVHHIGVPAPTAPAAAAAAAAAAAEKEWDVVFVGRFVEKKGIDDLVEALGQLDGVRALFIGSGPMEATVRGRAAALGLDATFLGAQDPAAVSRSLAAAHVFASPSKTAANGDAEGLPTTILEAQRLGVPVVSTYHGGIPEAVSHGETGLLVAEGDPAGLADCIRRLLADEQLRVRLGSQARRNAEAHFDLATQTRLLEDLYESVMSQRFSS, from the coding sequence GTGACGGCCGCCGACCAGGTCGTCGTGATCTGGCGGAGTCTTCTGCTGCCCGGCTCCGAGACGTTCATCCGGAACCAGGCCGACGCGCTGACCCGTTGGCGACCGGCGTTCCTGGGCGCGCTCAAGTTCGACTCGGTCATCGCCCGGGACACCGACGTGACGGCCTACCCGAACTCGGCCGGCGGGCGGCGCGCGTTCCTGCGGCTCCGCGCGCTCGGCCGGTCGTCGCGGGTGCACCACCTGCTGGCCGGAATGCGCCCAGGGCTGGTCCATGCCCACTTCGGCGGCGACGGTTGGCTGATCAGCCGGTCGGCCGTGCGCCTCGGCGTGCCGCTGGTGATCACCCTGCACGGGCAGGACGTGACCCGCCAGGCGAACGCGCGCGGCGCACGCGGCTTCCGTTATCGCCGCAACCTGCGCTCGGCGTTCTCGCGCGCGGCCCTGGTGCTCGCGGTCTCCGAACATATCCGCCAGCGCGCGATCGAGCTCGGCGCGGATCCGGCGAAGGTGCGCGTACACCACATCGGTGTGCCCGCACCCACCGCGCCGGCGGCCGCGGCAGCGGCTGCGGCTGCGGCTGCAGAGAAGGAGTGGGACGTCGTCTTCGTCGGCCGTTTCGTGGAGAAGAAAGGTATCGACGACCTGGTCGAGGCGCTCGGCCAGCTCGACGGAGTCCGGGCCCTGTTCATCGGCAGCGGCCCGATGGAGGCGACGGTCCGCGGGCGGGCGGCGGCATTGGGGTTGGACGCGACGTTCCTGGGCGCGCAGGATCCGGCCGCGGTCAGCCGGAGCCTGGCCGCCGCGCACGTGTTCGCCTCACCGTCCAAGACGGCGGCCAACGGCGACGCCGAAGGACTGCCGACCACCATCCTGGAAGCGCAGCGCCTCGGCGTTCCGGTCGTCTCGACCTATCACGGCGGCATCCCCGAGGCGGTGTCACACGGAGAGACCGGTCTCCTCGTGGCGGAAGGCGACCCGGCCGGGTTGGCGGATTGCATCCGGCGGCTGCTCGCCGACGAGCAGTTGCGGGTCCGGCTGGGCTCGCAGGCCCGGCGCAACGCGGAAGCGCACTTCGACCTGGCGACGCAGACCCGGTTGCTGGAAGACCTCTACGAGAGCGTGATGTCCCAGCGCTTCTCCAGCTGA
- a CDS encoding glycosyltransferase family 2 protein produces the protein MSVVIPTFARPDLVTRAVRSVLAQTVPDLEVVVVVDGPDDATCAALGVIDDGRVRVVPLTAQGGAQNARNVGVGAARAAWTALLDDDDEWLPNKLEVQLGLAKQARAAQPVIASRLINRTPRADSVMPRRLPAQGEPISEYLTVRRGLFYGDGFIQTSTILAPTELLRRVPFSIGLRRQQELDWTLRAVRHSDVELIIAAEPLVVWHQDESRQRISLEMPWESQLEWLRANREIFTPRAYAAFTMSVLSSMAATTRSYRVFREILAEARAHGRPGPLDYLTFLQIWAVPPRVRRGLRDFVLGRRSPAPLVQSS, from the coding sequence GTGAGTGTCGTCATTCCCACCTTCGCCCGGCCGGACCTGGTGACCCGCGCCGTGCGTAGCGTCCTGGCGCAGACGGTGCCCGACCTCGAGGTCGTGGTGGTCGTCGACGGTCCCGACGACGCGACCTGCGCCGCGCTCGGTGTGATCGACGACGGGCGGGTGCGGGTGGTGCCGCTGACCGCGCAGGGTGGCGCGCAGAACGCCCGCAACGTCGGTGTCGGCGCGGCCCGGGCAGCATGGACGGCGCTGCTCGACGATGACGACGAGTGGCTGCCCAACAAGCTCGAAGTGCAACTCGGGCTGGCCAAGCAGGCCCGGGCCGCACAGCCGGTGATCGCGAGCCGGCTGATCAACCGCACGCCGCGGGCGGATTCCGTCATGCCCAGGCGGCTGCCGGCCCAAGGCGAGCCGATCAGCGAATACCTGACCGTGCGGCGCGGGCTGTTCTACGGCGACGGCTTCATCCAGACCTCGACCATCCTGGCGCCGACCGAGTTGCTGCGCCGGGTGCCGTTCTCCATCGGACTGCGCCGCCAGCAGGAGCTGGACTGGACCCTGCGGGCGGTGCGGCACAGCGACGTGGAGCTGATCATTGCCGCCGAGCCATTGGTCGTCTGGCACCAGGACGAGAGCCGGCAGCGGATCAGCCTGGAGATGCCGTGGGAGTCGCAGCTCGAGTGGCTGCGCGCCAACCGCGAGATCTTCACACCGCGGGCGTACGCCGCCTTCACGATGAGCGTCCTGAGCTCGATGGCGGCTACCACCCGCAGCTACCGGGTATTCCGCGAGATCCTCGCCGAGGCGCGCGCGCACGGCCGACCCGGTCCGCTGGACTACCTGACCTTCCTCCAGATCTGGGCGGTTCCGCCGCGGGTCCGGCGCGGCCTGCGTGACTTCGTGCTCGGGCGCCGGAGTCCCGCGCCGCTCGTGCAGTCGTCGTGA
- a CDS encoding glycosyltransferase family 4 protein: MLVDNGVEGDSRVQKAARSAADAGWDVTLLGCSTTGAEQKWLLDPARVRLLPMGGGQPAQGRGLRARLVERGGLPLRAARLARRPVEHAQVRFWRRVHGDGAWRRLEPGLWTYERVFGPVIDELAPDLIHAHDFRMLGVGARAAQRARAAGRPVKLLWDAHEFLPGAKPRRDNARWLPAHLGYEREYVPYADAVVTVSDTLAELLRTEHHLAELPAVVLNAPATTPAGPVPDLRALCGLEKTTPLLVYAGSATVQRGLGTVVEALPLLTGVHLALVVGDPASAYVRQLRATAGRLGVADRVHAVPYVPHGQVSAFLATADVGLIPIHHWPNHEIALITKFFEYSHAHLPIVVSDVKTMAETVRTTGQGEVFRAQDPADFVRAVRAVLANPHRYRAVYDKPDGPLAGWTWEAQAARLDSIYRRLLSVEAGAR; encoded by the coding sequence ATGCTCGTGGACAACGGCGTCGAAGGCGACTCCCGGGTCCAGAAGGCCGCCCGGTCGGCGGCCGACGCGGGGTGGGACGTCACGCTGCTGGGCTGTTCGACGACCGGCGCGGAGCAGAAATGGCTGCTCGACCCGGCGCGGGTGCGGCTGCTCCCGATGGGCGGTGGCCAGCCGGCCCAGGGCCGTGGGCTGCGGGCCCGGCTGGTCGAGCGCGGAGGGCTGCCGTTGCGGGCGGCCCGGCTGGCGCGGCGGCCGGTCGAGCACGCCCAGGTCCGGTTCTGGCGTCGCGTGCACGGAGATGGCGCGTGGCGCCGGCTCGAACCTGGACTGTGGACCTACGAGCGGGTGTTCGGTCCGGTGATCGACGAGCTGGCGCCGGACCTCATCCACGCGCACGACTTCCGGATGCTCGGTGTCGGTGCGCGCGCCGCGCAACGCGCTCGGGCCGCAGGTCGCCCGGTCAAGCTGCTCTGGGACGCGCACGAGTTCCTGCCGGGCGCCAAGCCGAGGCGCGACAACGCCCGCTGGCTGCCGGCCCACCTCGGCTACGAGCGCGAATACGTCCCCTACGCCGACGCCGTGGTCACTGTCTCCGACACCCTGGCCGAGCTGTTGCGAACCGAGCACCATTTGGCCGAACTGCCCGCGGTCGTGCTCAACGCGCCCGCGACGACCCCCGCCGGCCCGGTGCCCGACCTGCGCGCGCTCTGCGGACTCGAAAAAACCACCCCGCTGCTGGTGTACGCCGGTTCGGCGACCGTCCAGCGTGGTCTGGGCACCGTGGTCGAGGCGTTGCCGCTACTGACCGGCGTACACCTGGCGCTGGTGGTCGGTGATCCGGCCAGCGCCTATGTGCGGCAGTTGCGCGCCACGGCCGGCCGGCTCGGGGTGGCCGACCGGGTGCACGCCGTCCCGTATGTGCCGCACGGACAGGTCTCCGCGTTTCTCGCCACCGCCGACGTCGGGCTGATCCCGATCCACCACTGGCCCAACCACGAGATCGCCCTGATCACGAAGTTCTTCGAGTATTCGCACGCCCACCTGCCGATCGTGGTCAGCGATGTGAAGACCATGGCCGAGACCGTGCGGACTACCGGGCAGGGTGAGGTGTTCCGGGCGCAGGACCCGGCCGACTTCGTGCGGGCGGTGCGGGCCGTACTCGCCAACCCGCACCGCTACCGGGCGGTCTACGACAAACCGGATGGGCCGCTGGCCGGGTGGACGTGGGAGGCGCAGGCCGCGCGGCTGGACTCGATCTATCGGCGGCTCTTGTCGGTCGAGGCCGGCGCCCGATGA
- a CDS encoding glycosyltransferase, translated as MSTPEVSLVVPVFNTMPYLTECLTSLVEQTIGLARMQIIAVDDGSTDGSGAELDRFATRYPGVFTVIRQANSGGPAGPCNRALDAATGRYVFFVGSDDHLGREALRRLVDAADANDADVVLGKVVGVHGRHIYQDIFAGNQTDVDLFDSPLPRSLANTKLFRRELLERHGIRYDEGLRIGSDLPFTLEACYRARRISVLADYDFYYAVRRFSATNITYLSRHAQRLATVESVVSFVADLIEPGKQRDAILLRRFDHEIARLLEDDFLRLDRDTQQAVHAGIGRIVADHLTDEIAAGLGAETRIRLALTRDGRLDDLLAVIRQDAETGVPATLTEDGRSYARYPGFRDGSLPDACFDVTTSPDWGAKLDATGLAWERDENGDRVLTITARSPAPDLELLSVSAEEIPARVDIIAGPGTVRIRLRAAELLAGSDPTGQRRIVSAQPGPLDPGRALGASSATGAAGAAAVRVPRPVRMVPLLRRRGARLYVLTPALDASGRLMVSVVPFTAQRIAAQLRRLLRRRR; from the coding sequence ATGAGCACGCCCGAGGTGAGCCTGGTGGTGCCGGTCTTCAACACCATGCCCTACCTGACCGAGTGCCTGACCTCGCTGGTCGAGCAGACCATCGGTCTGGCCCGGATGCAGATCATCGCGGTTGACGACGGTTCGACCGACGGCAGCGGCGCGGAGCTCGACCGCTTCGCCACGCGCTACCCGGGCGTCTTCACCGTCATCCGCCAGGCCAACTCGGGCGGTCCGGCGGGGCCGTGCAACCGCGCCCTCGACGCCGCCACCGGTCGCTACGTCTTCTTCGTCGGCTCCGACGACCATCTCGGCCGGGAGGCCCTGCGCCGGCTGGTCGACGCGGCCGACGCCAATGACGCGGATGTGGTGCTCGGGAAGGTCGTCGGGGTGCACGGGAGGCACATCTACCAGGACATCTTCGCCGGCAACCAGACCGACGTCGACCTCTTCGACTCGCCGCTGCCGCGTTCCCTGGCCAACACGAAGCTCTTCCGGCGCGAGCTGCTCGAGCGGCACGGGATCCGCTACGACGAGGGTCTGCGGATCGGCAGCGACCTGCCATTCACGCTGGAGGCCTGCTACCGGGCGCGGCGGATCTCGGTCCTGGCGGACTACGACTTCTATTACGCCGTACGGCGGTTCAGCGCCACCAACATCACCTACCTCAGCCGGCATGCCCAGCGGCTGGCGACCGTCGAGTCGGTGGTGTCGTTCGTGGCCGACCTGATCGAGCCTGGCAAGCAGCGCGACGCCATCCTGCTGCGCCGGTTCGACCACGAGATCGCCCGGCTGCTCGAAGACGACTTCCTGCGCCTCGACCGGGACACCCAGCAGGCGGTGCACGCCGGCATCGGGCGGATCGTCGCCGACCATCTCACCGACGAGATCGCCGCCGGGTTGGGCGCGGAGACCCGCATCCGGCTGGCGCTGACCCGCGACGGCCGGCTCGACGACCTGCTGGCGGTGATCCGGCAGGACGCGGAGACCGGCGTGCCCGCGACGTTGACCGAGGACGGCCGGTCGTACGCGAGGTATCCGGGGTTCCGGGACGGGTCGCTCCCGGACGCCTGTTTCGACGTGACGACGTCGCCCGACTGGGGTGCGAAGCTCGACGCCACGGGGCTGGCCTGGGAGCGCGACGAAAACGGCGATCGCGTGCTGACCATCACCGCGCGGTCGCCCGCGCCGGACCTGGAGCTGCTGAGCGTGAGCGCCGAGGAGATTCCGGCCCGGGTGGACATCATCGCCGGGCCCGGCACCGTGCGGATCCGGCTGCGGGCAGCGGAGCTGCTCGCCGGCAGCGACCCGACGGGGCAGCGCAGGATCGTGTCGGCGCAGCCGGGGCCGCTCGACCCTGGGCGGGCGTTGGGCGCGTCGAGCGCGACCGGCGCTGCCGGGGCGGCCGCGGTGCGCGTACCGCGGCCGGTTCGGATGGTGCCGTTGTTGCGGCGGCGTGGTGCCCGGCTTTACGTGCTCACGCCGGCGTTGGACGCGTCCGGTCGGCTGATGGTCTCCGTCGTCCCCTTCACCGCGCAGCGGATCGCGGCGCAGCTGCGGCGGTTGCTGCGGCGCCGCCGGTGA